In one Candidatus Omnitrophota bacterium genomic region, the following are encoded:
- a CDS encoding B12-binding domain-containing radical SAM protein yields the protein MKKCILFNPPSSVSVYSKSKIRAAVPRLPVMSLAMIAASLIEEGIDVSIIDLSAFCANDIWQQVRSRILDFEPDMVGVTSTTPLFYEASRISQIAKSVSRNILTIIGGPHASSLPQEVLRESSFDIAVVGEGEQIIKKIARGQKVSKIIEKGGELPIEDLPFPALHLFDINNYSCPGMIARNNPVGPIEMSRGCVFNCTFCNKTVHGRKFRIKSAKRVVEELFILKKLGYREFHVLDDQFTTDISKAKEICEAIIRSNINMTWNLRTGVRVDRIDDEFLKLARKAGCYQVGVGFESGCQEMLDKINKGITIEQAFRASRMIKKAGLELVGFFMLGFPGETERSINKTIDFAIRLNPDFAKATIMVPFPGTSIYDEYKQQGLIKTQDWACYNFHNPSQIYQHDTLSWDKLNFYYNDFHRRFYLRPSFLIKKLFKSSIQGRLFVDFAYGYQTFRK from the coding sequence ATGAAGAAATGTATTTTATTTAATCCTCCCAGCTCGGTTAGTGTTTACAGTAAATCCAAGATAAGGGCTGCTGTTCCCAGATTGCCGGTTATGTCTTTGGCAATGATCGCCGCCAGCCTTATTGAAGAGGGAATAGATGTAAGCATAATTGATTTATCCGCTTTTTGCGCAAACGATATCTGGCAGCAAGTCAGAAGCAGGATCCTGGATTTTGAGCCTGATATGGTCGGGGTTACTTCAACCACGCCGCTTTTCTACGAAGCCTCAAGAATAAGTCAGATTGCCAAGTCTGTATCGAGAAATATCCTTACAATTATAGGCGGGCCGCACGCTTCTTCGCTTCCCCAAGAGGTTTTGAGAGAATCCTCTTTTGATATTGCAGTTGTTGGCGAAGGCGAACAGATTATCAAGAAAATAGCGCGAGGCCAGAAAGTTTCCAAGATAATAGAGAAGGGCGGCGAATTGCCGATAGAGGATCTGCCGTTTCCTGCTTTGCATTTGTTTGACATAAATAACTATTCCTGTCCCGGGATGATTGCCAGAAATAATCCCGTGGGGCCCATAGAAATGAGCAGGGGCTGTGTTTTTAATTGCACTTTTTGTAACAAGACAGTGCATGGCAGGAAATTCCGGATCAAGTCTGCCAAGAGGGTTGTTGAGGAGCTATTTATCTTAAAGAAGCTGGGGTATCGGGAATTTCATGTTTTGGATGATCAATTTACTACTGATATTAGTAAAGCAAAAGAAATCTGCGAGGCAATTATTAGAAGCAATATCAATATGACTTGGAATTTAAGAACAGGTGTAAGGGTAGATCGCATCGATGATGAATTCTTGAAGCTTGCCAGGAAAGCCGGATGTTATCAGGTGGGCGTGGGGTTTGAAAGCGGCTGTCAGGAAATGCTTGATAAGATCAATAAAGGCATTACAATAGAGCAGGCATTTCGCGCAAGCCGAATGATTAAGAAAGCAGGCCTTGAGTTGGTGGGGTTTTTTATGCTGGGGTTTCCGGGTGAAACTGAAAGAAGCATTAACAAGACAATAGACTTTGCCATAAGACTAAACCCCGATTTTGCCAAGGCAACTATTATGGTGCCTTTTCCCGGGACAAGCATTTACGATGAGTATAAGCAGCAGGGCCTTATAAAGACGCAAGATTGGGCCTGTTATAATTTTCACAATCCCAGCCAAATATACCAGCATGATACGCTTAGTTGGGATAAGCTTAATTTTTATTATAATGATTTTCACAGGCGTTTTTATTTAAGGCCTAGTTTCTTGATCAAGAAACTATTTAAATCAAGTATTCAGGGAAGATTGTTCGTAGATTTTGCCTATGGCTACCAGACCTTTAGAAAATAA
- a CDS encoding class I SAM-dependent methyltransferase yields the protein MATRPLENKHFSLDLYEDVPCDFCGSSSLESEVIFASDPTKIPKAKDELLKIYSSASSQIFFEQAVRCKKCGLIYLSPRAKQELIVKSYSLAEDKQYVSQEKGRSQTFKNCLKAIQGLCRSGNLLDVGAASGIFVRVARDAGYDALGVEPSKWLCEFARKNYAVKMFCGVLEEAKLPDKSFDIVTLWDVLEHVASPGETLKEINRILKPGGLLVINYPRIDDFLARLSGRHWWFLLSVHLYYFTPKTLTAYLDKHGFKRISHKMHFQKLSYDYLASRLEVYSKPLAKIARFPYAFMPIKEMLLPYFASQYLMIARKKDE from the coding sequence ATGGCTACCAGACCTTTAGAAAATAAGCACTTCTCTCTTGATCTCTATGAAGATGTGCCGTGTGACTTTTGCGGCAGTTCTTCTTTGGAAAGCGAAGTTATTTTTGCTTCAGACCCAACAAAGATTCCCAAGGCAAAAGATGAGTTGTTAAAGATCTATTCCTCCGCGAGCAGCCAGATATTCTTTGAGCAGGCCGTGCGCTGTAAGAAATGCGGCTTGATTTATCTTTCGCCTCGGGCAAAACAGGAATTAATCGTTAAAAGCTATTCTTTGGCTGAGGATAAGCAGTATGTTTCGCAGGAAAAAGGCAGAAGTCAAACGTTTAAGAACTGCCTTAAAGCCATTCAAGGTTTGTGCAGGTCAGGAAATTTATTGGATGTGGGGGCGGCTTCCGGGATTTTTGTCAGGGTTGCCCGGGATGCCGGGTATGATGCTTTAGGGGTAGAGCCTTCCAAGTGGCTGTGTGAATTTGCCAGGAAGAATTACGCTGTTAAGATGTTTTGCGGGGTATTAGAAGAAGCGAAATTGCCGGATAAAAGTTTTGATATTGTTACCTTGTGGGATGTTTTAGAGCATGTTGCTTCTCCGGGTGAAACACTAAAAGAAATAAATCGGATATTAAAACCCGGGGGGCTTTTGGTGATTAATTATCCGCGCATAGATGATTTCTTGGCGCGTCTTTCAGGAAGGCATTGGTGGTTTTTACTTTCGGTGCACCTTTATTATTTTACGCCTAAAACGCTTACGGCATATTTGGATAAGCATGGTTTCAAAAGAATCTCCCATAAAATGCACTTTCAAAAATTAAGCTATGATTATTTAGCCAGCCGTTTGGAAGTGTATTCTAAGCCTTTGGCCAAGATTGCAAGGTTTCCGTATGCGTTTATGCCCATTAAAGAAATGCTTCTGCCTTATTTTGCCAGTCAATATTTAATGATTGCCCGGAAAAAAGATGAATAA
- a CDS encoding NAD(P)-binding protein → MNNKNKQKVIVLGGGISGLTAAWELSKLNKYDIVLCEKENRLGGLCGYYDFKGIKLDYGPHKVYSVIPGIMDEFMKISNSTLKTVEKKHKIILRGKLMDYPVKLVQLVKVFNPIEVIHLSISVLLTLLRTPFLKEASTYEEYCKNIFGNKIYQTVFLPLAYKVWGDPKELSAQIAKKRIPVRNMYDLVFRLLNIKKESKFTDASHFFYPQEGFYQVCDGLANNLLRSGHIIRTCQKPVKFIMEEKRIKTVVFDNKQAIDCDMLVSSIPLNEVTSLLFPDDRKINQEDNFLKMRHSMIAYFLIDKPSCLNDHWVFCPDKELVFSRISEQKLISTKGFPEDKTVICCDFTSEVKSGLFKKPDGEILALCVKGLEGLKIVNKNQVLDSCLVRIPAFYPVYELGFQEKKDKIFKELNSIENIIYTGRLGMSDYYNVDHCLDMAMFIAKNLDAGVIVPEINRLLHKRAEEYQIVD, encoded by the coding sequence ATGAATAATAAAAATAAGCAAAAGGTTATTGTTTTAGGAGGCGGTATAAGCGGTTTAACTGCCGCGTGGGAATTGTCTAAACTGAATAAGTATGATATTGTTCTTTGCGAGAAGGAAAATAGGCTGGGGGGATTGTGCGGGTATTATGATTTTAAAGGCATAAAACTTGATTACGGTCCGCACAAGGTTTATTCTGTTATCCCGGGGATCATGGATGAATTTATGAAGATTTCAAATAGCACGCTTAAGACAGTAGAAAAGAAGCATAAGATTATTCTGCGCGGGAAATTGATGGATTATCCGGTGAAATTGGTGCAATTGGTTAAGGTTTTTAACCCAATAGAAGTTATCCATTTAAGTATTTCAGTATTGCTTACACTTCTGCGCACGCCATTCTTGAAAGAAGCTTCTACCTATGAAGAATACTGTAAGAATATCTTTGGCAATAAGATTTACCAGACGGTTTTCTTACCGTTAGCGTATAAAGTCTGGGGAGATCCAAAAGAGTTAAGCGCCCAGATTGCCAAGAAAAGAATTCCTGTCAGGAATATGTACGACCTTGTTTTTCGCCTCTTAAATATAAAGAAGGAAAGTAAGTTTACTGACGCCAGCCACTTTTTTTACCCTCAGGAAGGTTTTTACCAGGTTTGTGATGGCTTAGCTAACAATCTTCTAAGGTCGGGTCATATAATCCGCACGTGCCAGAAACCGGTTAAATTTATCATGGAGGAGAAGAGAATAAAGACAGTTGTATTTGATAATAAACAGGCCATAGACTGTGATATGCTGGTTTCTTCTATTCCTTTAAATGAGGTTACTTCTTTATTATTTCCTGATGATAGGAAAATTAACCAAGAAGATAACTTTTTGAAGATGCGCCACAGTATGATCGCTTATTTTCTAATAGATAAGCCAAGTTGTTTGAATGATCATTGGGTTTTCTGTCCGGATAAGGAGCTTGTTTTTTCGCGCATCTCAGAGCAAAAGCTTATTTCGACCAAGGGTTTTCCTGAAGATAAGACAGTTATCTGCTGTGATTTTACAAGCGAAGTAAAAAGCGGCCTTTTTAAGAAACCAGATGGAGAAATCCTGGCGCTTTGCGTTAAGGGGTTAGAGGGCTTAAAGATTGTAAATAAGAATCAGGTCCTGGATAGCTGTTTAGTCAGGATTCCGGCTTTTTATCCTGTGTATGAGCTTGGTTTTCAGGAGAAAAAAGATAAGATTTTTAAAGAATTAAATTCTATTGAGAATATAATATATACAGGAAGGCTTGGTATGTCAGATTACTATAATGTGGATCACTGCTTGGATATGGCCATGTTTATTGCCAAGAATTTAGACGCAGGCGTTATTGTCCCCGAAATAAACCGATTGCTTCACAAGAGAGCAGAGGAATATCAGATAGTGGATTAA